The DNA window TAGATGTCATGAAATATGACTATCTTGTTAAGAGCCTTTAAGTTAACACCTGGCTTGCTTATATGTGTTCCAGGACCGATGGACCAgtagagaaaaagaaagtgattGATGACAGTTTCTGGGATCTTCTGTTGAGCGCCGATAAGAAAGATTTTGAAAGTATCTGCTCTGAGTACGGAGTCACTGACTTCCGCTGGATGTTGAAGAAACTGaacgagaagaagaaggagagagaagaggagcaggctAAGGTTGGTGTTGGATCTCCTTATATTATCAAGACCCCGTACTGACAGTCAGTAATCATTTTCAAGATAAATGTTTACGCCTCAGACAACAGCGACAAGAACGTAAGATAGACTACAACGTGCTCTGTGTACTCTGAAAATGAGTAATGTTCTCCAACAGTTCATTGAACAACTCAGTAACTTGAAGCCCATTGAAATTAAACCTGGAGGGGGTGCGCAGTTTGAATTTGAAATGACGCTCAAAGACCCAAACAGCAAACTCTTCTTGTTCAAGGTAAGCTTGAATAATGTATGTGgtatttatatatacagtatatacagtctATCATATGGATTTATGATATTATTCTGTCAAATGTAAAGCCTAATCAAATGCCGTCGTACAGGATGGAGTGATGGTTGCGTTTGATTGCGACACGGAAGTAAAGCATAATTTAAAGAAAGTTGGCAAGAAATACATGTTCAACATCAACAACCTGAACCCTGAGGATGCTGGCTTGTACCAAGTCATGGTAGAGGGGGTGAACATCTTCTCAACTGACTTCAAAAGTAAGATAACTCTCTGACGAGTCTGTCCCCTCGTTAACATGATCAGGGGCGTATGTTCGATCATACATTGATCCATACATGTTTATTGAtccgtatgtttattgtttgcaccttccggcCACATTAAACTGATTCTGATTCTCTGATTCTGACAAGGGTATTTATTAGACATGTCCCATCCGCTTATTGAATATTGAAAataagaccccccccctcccattttcATCAAGAAAATTATATTTATCGGCTGCATCCTTagttatataaaaatataaaatccTACTTACATTCAAAAACATATGTCCCTGAATATGATGCATGGTGTTTGTGCACTGCACATTCCACACCTgtccatgtgtctgtgtatcatCCAGTTCCTACCGTCGACTTCCTGGTCAAGATCCAGGAAGTGAAGGCCACGGAGAGAGAGGACgccgtgtttgagtgtgtgctcgATCATCCCATGGCCAGGATCCAATGGATGGGGAAGACTGTTCCCTTGGAGCAAGGAGAGAAATATGACATCACAGTGTCAGAGGATATGCTCATTCACAGACTGGTCATCAAAGACTGCCTGCAGCTGGACAAGGGCATCTACGCTGCAGTGGCAGGGATAAAGTCTTGCAATGCTTGGCTTGTTGTTGAAGGTAAGATTACATTCAAAAATGCTTAATGCCACCATGCATGCATGCAACAATACTAAACTATACTATATTGTACTTAACTAAAATACTACTCAGTAAGTTCTGCGGATGTCCTACCCTAAATACCACACTGTGTATTATCATAACATACTAAAGCTGCTCATGTTATGGTCCTTAAACAGCTGATAAGGACCCTAACAATCGGGGAAAAAAGGCCGTCCGTAAGACGACCCAGGCGGGCGGGGGAGCAGACCTGGCCAAGGTCGCCCAGGAGCAGCAGGGCAAgctgcagaaggagagagaggagatgatagAGGTGGTGAAGCAGGCCCAGGCGGAGAAGGCGGCCGCAGCTGAAGAACAACCTGAACCAGAACCAGcagcagaaccagaaccagcagcagaaccagcagAACCTAAACCTGAGGCTGTGGGAGAGCCAAAGGTGGAGGAACCTCCGGAGGAGGAAGAACCGCCcacggagaagaagaagagagtgaGAACTGGACCCTTGATCCCAGACACGGTCATAGGTGAGAGTAGACtgatctgtctgtttgtctctctatgtctgtctgtgtctaagtgtccatctatccatctgtcTAATTTTATATCAATCTATCAATCAATCCATCCCAGTATAGTGGGACACCCTGTGAACTACCATGATACCCGATATTGACACAGGGATTGTTCCTCCCTGGTCCTGACCCCCCTGTTCTCCAGATCCAGGAGTCCACTTCACCACAGGGCTGTCGGACATCACCGCTGTCATCGGCACGTCTGCAGAGCTGGTGTGCAAGCTGAGCAGCGAGGACTGCGATGGCGTCTGGTACAAGGAtggagaagaggtgaggaggaagatggagtgAAAATACGCTGAACGCCGTAGCTACTGTATAGCTTGATAAAtccatgagagggagagagagacaaatgtaCCTTAATGAAACTGAAACGGTGCAGTAATCTCTTTAAGGttgtaattatttattttgtgtcCCATTCCAGATTACAGCATCAGATGAAATCTCCCTGGTTAAAGATGGGGCCTATCACAAACTCATAGTTAAGAGCTGCCAGGAAGATGACACAGGGAAATACCGCTTTGAGGCAGACGGGCGCAAAACAGAGGCCATGTTGACTGTGGAAGGTAAGAGTCTCTTTGTCTATCTATTTATATGTACTGTATTTAGTGTACAGACACATGAGTCTCTATAATATCTATGTCTCTAATATTTCACATATGGCACTTGCCTGTTTCAGACCCTCCCAGGATCAACCTCGATGACCTGGCAAAGTTCTCGGAGCCCGTCATCATCAGGATGGGCCAGAACGCCACCTTCAAGCTGCCCTTCACGGGCCGCGAGCCCATGAAGATCCAGTGGTACAACGAGGGCGAGGAGCTTCTGGAAGACTCCAACATCAAGATCGAGAAGTCGTCTTATCAGAGTCGCCTTCTGCTCAGCAAGTGCCCACGCAAAAGCAGCGGGGAAATCAAGATCAAGATCAAGAACGAGAGTGGAACTATCGAGGCCTTATCCAGGCTTATTGTACTGGGTAAGCAGCGCACATTTAATCAATACCAAAATAAAACCTAACACCACATGCCATTCCTGACAAGAGAAAGATGATAGATAAAGATACATctttaataaaataaacatcTTATTTAATATCTCATATATAAAGACCTCCAATAACAAGATCAATAAATAAGAACATGCTTCGGTTACTATTGTTTTCCCACAATGTTTTGGCCCCCAGACAGAcccacccctcccctggcccctgtGGACATCATCGAGAGCTCCTCGTCTGCTGTGGAGTTCAAGTGGAGGCCCCCCAAGGACGACGGCGGCTCCCCGATCACCAACTACCTCCTGGAGCGGCAGCAGCTGGGGAGAAACAGCTGGAAGAAGCTGGGGCAGATCCTGGGAGAGCCCAAGTACAGGGACACGGACGTGGACCACGGCAGGAAGTACTGTTACCACATCCGAGCCGTGACGGAGGAGGGCATCAGTGAGATGATGGAGACGGACGATCTCCAGGCCGGAACTAAAGGTGGGTCACTCGTTTCTCGTCTCATTCCACATGAAATGCTTCGCTactctgtctgtgttgtgtccgGGTGCTTCAGAGGTATAAATCAAGGCTATATTGGATTCCTTGGTGTAAGTGACCCGAGGTCAACTTCCATATCTGCTGAATTTATTTCTGTAGATTTGGCTGGGTGTCAGATGTAGTTGTGTTATTGTCGTGTAGCGTATCCCGGATCCCCCTCTGCTCCTAAAGTGGTCAGCGCCTTCAAGGACTGCATCAACCTGGCCtggtctcctccctccaacACTGGAGGCACCAACATCCTGGGGTACAACTTGGAGAAACGCAAGAAGGGCAGCAATCTGTGGGGGGCTGTTAACCCACCAGACGAGCCTATCAAAGGTGTGTCCGTTTCAATGTTACGCCTAATTAGCATGTTCCCGAGCGTGAAATGTGAAGCGTATTTATGTGAATGCGTTCAATCCGGCGGCATAATCAGAAACCGTTTGAAGGTTTGTTGTTGCCCCTCTAATTATGTTTTTCAGCCATACTCTAGGCATGCTGAACACCCAGAGAAATGAGTGTGTTTTGAGCCTTCCCTATCGTGTTGTCATGCCCACAGAGAAGAAGTGCGCAGTAAAAGACGTTGTTGAGGGAATGGAGTATGAGTTTCGTGTCTCAGCCATTAACATTTCAGGAGCAGGAGAGCCAAGTACACCGTCTGAATTTGTAATCGCGAGAGACCCAAAGAGTAAGTTACGGTGACAACcaaataaatgtaataaataaataaatgtttgaaGACACAGCACATATTTACTGTGTGTGATCCCGTAGCACACAAGCCCTTTCACTTTCTGTGAATAAAAACGTCGGTGCCACGGTTCAGATCACATACTGTTCTGTTATTGTTCAGAGCCCCCCGGTAAAGTGATCGACCTGAAGGTGACAGACTCCACCTACACCACTTTGTGTCTCTCCTGGACGAAGCCCAAGGACATCGAAGGGGTGGAGGACGAGGCCAAGGGCTACTTTGTGGAGATCAGACCAGCAGAGAACCCTGAATGGGATCGCTGTAACTCCAACGCCATCACCATGACGTCCTTCACGGTGAAGGGTCTGAAGTCCATGGCCATGTACTGGGTGAGGGTGATCGCCACCAACGATGGAGGGGAAGGACAACCCCAGGAACTGGACAACTACATCCTGGCCATGCCTCCTCCTGGTGAGTGATAGCAACAGACCTCACAAAGTAAATATGGCTATGCTACTGTGTGTAAAACATGTCCAGAGTTCAAGTTACAAAAAACCCTGTGTTGTGTCATATCATTATCATTAATCCTAATGCTAAACCAATCACCAAGCCCCATGCTAACTAAGCCccatgctaacatgctaacttGTGCTTTCTCCCAGTGAGACCACAGTTCACTGACGCTAAGTTGAAGAGCTTCATGGTAGTGAGAGCTGGGAACTCTGCAAGAGTCAACATCAACTTTGAGGTTCTGTGAAATCAATCATGCAAAATCTCAAGCAtggaaaacatttaaatacatcTTTCCAGTGCTGATGCACAGCAGAGGCCACAGTCTGGCAAACATGTCATGTCTGTCGGCCTTTTCATCAAAGTCACATATGCTGGATGCTAGTAGTCCCATTGCTTATGTGTGAAATAGCAAGAATAAGACCAAATCCACACTAAAAAGTGTGTATAAGGGGTGTGCATGTTGTGATTTTCatcaagagaaacagagactgaCCCTAGCGCTGCCCCGTGTGTTTTATTGCAGGCCTCTCCGATGCCAAACATCACTTGGCTGAAGGATGGCGTTCCCGTGTCGAAGCGCGTCACCGTCAGCAACGCAGACACCACATCCCAGATGCTCATCCCCTCGTCCGAGCGCTCTGACACAGGCATCTACACCATCGTGGTCAAGAACATCGTTGGACAGGACACCTTCAGTGTTGAGATTCGAGTCACAGGTACACTGAAACAAGCCACCTGATCACAAACGGGCGTAGGTTTGTTTTAAAATGTGGGTGAGACCGATTTTGAAAAGTAATTTTTTTGCACTTTTAAATAACCACAAAAAGTAGGTGCGCAGTTGCAAAAAAATTAATTAACTACAAACAACTATAACGACACTATGCATTTAGGCCTAGGCTGTAAGAAACAAACCCGCCCCCATAAGAGTCATACACAAGTGTTTTTTTAGGAGGTGAAGTGGTCTGCACTTACGAAGCTAATCGTTGTTTATATTTGTAGCATGGGCGATTCTACGATCAGACCTTCAGGGGTGCTcggcccccaatgagaatgtgacttgtgttcttaatCTGCGCCATGAAATTACCTACTTCTTCTCCTTTGGTTTTACTGGCAGACTACCAGCACTAAAGGTGTATGGCGACACTGGATATTAAAAAGCCCTTTGAACCTGTAATTTAATTGTAATTGTTTGTCATCTGCCACTAACAGACACGTTTGCAAACTCTTTGGTTAGAGCACTAAAActtatttaaaataataataattcataataaTTCAATGTTTTATGATCATTTTTAGGGGTGTTGAGATGAAATTTAggtgtgcttgagcacccctaaaaagagtCTAAAATCGCGACTGATTGGTAGTACGTTGTAACCCAACGAGTGGTGATGTCTCTGACCTTCTTCCAGACGACCCCAAGCCTCCAGGCCCGGTGGAGTTGGAGCAGAACGTCCCTGGAACCGTGACCGTGTCCTGGACTCCTTCCCCAGACGAGAAGAGAGACGACCGACTGCACTACATGGTATCCAGGAGAGACTCCATCAAGCGCACCTGGCAGACTGTGGCCGACCGCCTCTTCAACAACAACTTCACGGCCATCAACATCATGGCCGGGAGGGAGTATAGCTTCCGGGTCTATGCCAAAAACGACATGGGCCTCTCCGCTCCATCTAATTCATCAACATGGGGGGAGATGAAAATAAAAGGTAAGTATTCAAGACAGCCGTGTTTGTCATTTGAATCGGCAGCAGAACAACTACGATTGAACTAAAATATTAAAGCAACAGCTCACGAAATGGCGTGTTATAGGCTTATTATCAGAGCAATTTGTCTCGGGTTTATACAAAAATCATTATCACAGTTAATGAGGGACGTTGTTCAATCCAATAGACAC is part of the Hypomesus transpacificus isolate Combined female chromosome 9, fHypTra1, whole genome shotgun sequence genome and encodes:
- the igfn1.3 gene encoding immunoglobulin-like and fibronectin type III domain-containing protein 1, whose protein sequence is MSKMSRFRKTKDPEPTAPGQVAIKKRSRVPGVMITQYVEEIPEGKSHPDFTRKPIALTIQEGKLAIFKAIVTGDPTPSVTWARNNGEVTDPDRYQSVHDEASGEHTLQMPDVAPDQADTYKCFATNDYGRAVVTAALNVIEVGYKKSRAMQETRTAVREVPEDFKKTLKARTDGPVEKKKVIDDSFWDLLLSADKKDFESICSEYGVTDFRWMLKKLNEKKKEREEEQAKFIEQLSNLKPIEIKPGGGAQFEFEMTLKDPNSKLFLFKDGVMVAFDCDTEVKHNLKKVGKKYMFNINNLNPEDAGLYQVMVEGVNIFSTDFKIPTVDFLVKIQEVKATEREDAVFECVLDHPMARIQWMGKTVPLEQGEKYDITVSEDMLIHRLVIKDCLQLDKGIYAAVAGIKSCNAWLVVEADKDPNNRGKKAVRKTTQAGGGADLAKVAQEQQGKLQKEREEMIEVVKQAQAEKAAAAEEQPEPEPAAEPEPAAEPAEPKPEAVGEPKVEEPPEEEEPPTEKKKRVRTGPLIPDTVIDPGVHFTTGLSDITAVIGTSAELVCKLSSEDCDGVWYKDGEEITASDEISLVKDGAYHKLIVKSCQEDDTGKYRFEADGRKTEAMLTVEDPPRINLDDLAKFSEPVIIRMGQNATFKLPFTGREPMKIQWYNEGEELLEDSNIKIEKSSYQSRLLLSKCPRKSSGEIKIKIKNESGTIEALSRLIVLDRPTPPLAPVDIIESSSSAVEFKWRPPKDDGGSPITNYLLERQQLGRNSWKKLGQILGEPKYRDTDVDHGRKYCYHIRAVTEEGISEMMETDDLQAGTKAYPGSPSAPKVVSAFKDCINLAWSPPSNTGGTNILGYNLEKRKKGSNLWGAVNPPDEPIKEKKCAVKDVVEGMEYEFRVSAINISGAGEPSTPSEFVIARDPKKPPGKVIDLKVTDSTYTTLCLSWTKPKDIEGVEDEAKGYFVEIRPAENPEWDRCNSNAITMTSFTVKGLKSMAMYWVRVIATNDGGEGQPQELDNYILAMPPPVRPQFTDAKLKSFMVVRAGNSARVNINFEASPMPNITWLKDGVPVSKRVTVSNADTTSQMLIPSSERSDTGIYTIVVKNIVGQDTFSVEIRVTDDPKPPGPVELEQNVPGTVTVSWTPSPDEKRDDRLHYMVSRRDSIKRTWQTVADRLFNNNFTAINIMAGREYSFRVYAKNDMGLSAPSNSSTWGEMKIKEKFTLSLPTSKTVTLEVAPSFLVPLKMHNSPESYECFMSCAVRGDPTPHVTWYRNNISLNTNTNYYISNTCGVCSMTILRVGPKDTGEYKIIAENSLGRAECATKLTVKD